One window from the genome of Spiractinospora alimapuensis encodes:
- a CDS encoding SDR family NAD(P)-dependent oxidoreductase — MTASRSAKRTALVTGASTGIGAEFARQLARRGHDLVLVSRRSEALRDLGANLEGTYGVEVRPLPADLTDPAALERVAARVEARDDPIDVVVNNAGVGGGGPLARQDLTDIQASIDLNVRAVVRLTHAAMSSMRRRRATGGPRGVINISSMAGALPAMPGNAVYAAGKAFVRSFTESVALEETSHGLRATAVLPGYVRTPMTVGLQAADPPDVVWVSAERVVTESLRAFAAGRTHVVPGYQYKIADVLLGVVPGAVVRRGVLAAMRRLR, encoded by the coding sequence ATGACGGCATCCCGTTCCGCCAAGAGGACAGCACTCGTCACAGGCGCGTCGACCGGGATCGGAGCGGAGTTCGCACGCCAGCTCGCCCGACGGGGACACGACCTCGTTCTGGTATCGCGCCGGTCCGAGGCCCTCCGGGACCTGGGAGCGAACCTCGAGGGAACCTATGGCGTCGAGGTGCGGCCCCTACCCGCCGATCTCACCGACCCCGCCGCACTGGAACGCGTCGCGGCGCGCGTCGAGGCAAGAGACGATCCGATCGACGTGGTGGTGAACAACGCGGGAGTCGGAGGCGGAGGGCCACTCGCTCGGCAGGACCTCACCGACATCCAGGCCAGCATCGACCTGAACGTCCGCGCCGTGGTGCGTCTGACCCACGCGGCGATGTCGTCCATGAGGCGACGGCGAGCCACCGGGGGTCCCCGGGGTGTCATCAACATCTCCTCCATGGCCGGTGCCTTGCCCGCCATGCCGGGAAACGCCGTGTACGCGGCGGGGAAGGCCTTCGTGCGGAGCTTCACGGAGAGCGTCGCCCTCGAGGAGACCTCCCACGGGCTGCGCGCGACCGCCGTCCTCCCCGGATACGTGCGCACCCCGATGACCGTGGGACTCCAGGCCGCGGACCCACCGGACGTGGTGTGGGTCTCGGCGGAGCGCGTCGTCACCGAGTCCCTGCGGGCGTTCGCGGCGGGGCGAACGCATGTCGTCCCCGGGTATCAGTACAAGATCGCCGACGTGCTCCTCGG
- a CDS encoding class I SAM-dependent methyltransferase, translating to MPAIEQIQSRARDAGVFLKEFFREFRDTGSITPSSAALSNALTRSLEQRTSREPLTILEVGAGTGPVSKAIARRMGTKDTLELVESNDRLADRLQDLLIDDDELAGVADRVSLHRARVEELDRTERYDVIISGLPFANFTAEEVREIMEAYFAMLRPGGTLSFYGYLGTKQIRAVAARREDYLRQVRSGWVVDEYLARYGEADDRVIANVPPAWIHHLRKPLD from the coding sequence ATGCCTGCGATTGAACAGATTCAAAGCCGGGCCCGCGATGCGGGCGTGTTCCTCAAGGAGTTCTTCCGGGAGTTCCGTGACACTGGTTCGATCACACCGAGCAGCGCCGCGCTGTCCAACGCCCTGACCCGCTCGCTCGAACAGCGCACCTCCCGCGAGCCGCTGACCATCCTGGAGGTCGGCGCCGGGACCGGCCCCGTCTCCAAGGCCATCGCCCGCCGCATGGGAACCAAGGACACCCTCGAGCTGGTCGAGTCCAACGACCGGCTCGCCGACCGCCTCCAGGACCTCCTCATCGACGACGACGAGCTCGCGGGGGTCGCGGACCGGGTCAGCCTGCACCGTGCCCGGGTCGAGGAGCTGGACCGGACGGAGCGTTACGACGTCATCATCTCCGGGCTTCCCTTCGCCAACTTCACGGCCGAGGAAGTCCGGGAGATCATGGAGGCCTACTTCGCGATGCTGCGTCCCGGCGGGACCCTGTCGTTCTACGGCTACCTGGGGACGAAGCAGATCCGCGCCGTCGCGGCCCGACGCGAGGACTACCTCCGTCAGGTGCGCTCGGGGTGGGTCGTGGACGAGTATCTCGCCCGCTACGGCGAGGCCGACGACCGGGTGATCGCCAACGTGCCGCCGGCCTGGATCCACCACCTGCGCAAGCCGCTCGACTGA
- a CDS encoding thioesterase family protein, producing MTAQFQQVVQPEWIDYNGHLSEGYYVLIFGFATDAMMERIGLGPEYRERTRCSLYTVEAHVRYLRDIGVGDTAEVTTRVLGHAAKKLWFSHEMSVDGTVVATEELLALHVDQSASRACPFPDGVATTLAGLRESAPDYAGRKITLG from the coding sequence ATGACCGCACAGTTCCAGCAGGTGGTCCAGCCCGAGTGGATCGACTACAACGGACACCTCAGTGAGGGCTACTACGTCCTGATCTTCGGGTTCGCCACCGACGCGATGATGGAGCGGATCGGTCTGGGGCCGGAGTACCGCGAACGTACGCGGTGCTCGTTGTACACCGTCGAGGCACACGTGCGGTACCTGCGGGACATCGGTGTCGGGGACACGGCGGAGGTGACGACGCGCGTCCTGGGGCACGCGGCGAAGAAGCTGTGGTTCAGCCACGAGATGTCCGTGGACGGAACCGTGGTCGCCACGGAGGAGCTCCTCGCGCTGCACGTCGACCAGTCGGCGTCGCGGGCGTGTCCGTTTCCGGACGGCGTCGCCACGACACTCGCCGGACTGCGGGAGTCCGCCCCCGACTATGCGGGGCGGAAAATCACCTTGGGGTGA
- a CDS encoding BKACE family enzyme translates to MNETMNHKVILTAALTGAGDTVGRSEHVPVTPKQIAASAVEAAEAGASAVHIHVRDPETGAPSRDNALYREVVERIKETGIDIVINLTAGMGGDLVIGQDDPMAFDTGTDLVNGLERLPHVEELLPDICTLDCGSLNFGDGSHVYVSTPDMLRAGAKRIQELGVRPELEIFDTGHLWFAKQMHAEGLLDDPTLFQLCTGIPYGAPADPGVLQSMVNLLPEGAQWASFSIGRMQMPWVAQSVLLGGHARVGLEDNLYLSRGVKATNGQLVEKAVNIIELLGARVASPEETRATLKLRSAR, encoded by the coding sequence GTGAACGAGACGATGAACCACAAGGTGATCCTGACGGCCGCGCTCACGGGCGCGGGTGACACGGTCGGCCGGAGCGAGCACGTGCCGGTGACGCCGAAGCAGATCGCCGCGTCGGCGGTGGAGGCCGCCGAGGCGGGGGCCAGCGCGGTGCACATCCACGTTCGAGATCCGGAGACCGGCGCGCCGTCTCGGGACAACGCGCTGTACCGCGAGGTGGTGGAGCGCATCAAGGAGACCGGGATCGACATCGTCATCAACCTGACCGCGGGGATGGGCGGTGACCTGGTGATCGGCCAGGACGATCCGATGGCGTTCGACACGGGCACGGACCTGGTGAACGGTCTGGAGCGGCTCCCGCACGTCGAGGAACTACTGCCCGACATCTGCACGCTGGACTGCGGAAGCCTGAACTTCGGCGACGGCAGCCACGTCTACGTCTCCACCCCGGACATGCTGCGTGCGGGCGCGAAGCGGATCCAGGAGCTCGGCGTGCGGCCGGAGCTGGAGATCTTCGACACCGGGCACCTGTGGTTCGCCAAGCAGATGCACGCCGAGGGCCTTCTTGACGATCCGACCCTGTTCCAGCTCTGCACCGGGATCCCCTATGGCGCCCCGGCCGACCCCGGGGTACTGCAGTCGATGGTCAACCTGCTCCCCGAGGGTGCGCAGTGGGCCAGCTTCTCCATCGGGCGGATGCAGATGCCGTGGGTGGCCCAGTCCGTCCTGCTGGGCGGGCACGCCCGCGTCGGGCTCGAGGACAACCTCTATCTCAGCCGTGGAGTCAAGGCCACCAACGGCCAGCTCGTCGAGAAGGCCGTCAACATCATCGAACTCCTCGGAGCCCGTGTCGCCAGCCCGGAGGAGACCCGGGCGACGCTCAAGCTCCGGAGCGCGCGATGA
- a CDS encoding TetR/AcrR family transcriptional regulator yields MSDEVLDKVRLRVREVIRRSGRSQRQFGDAIGMEPTKLSKSLTGVRRFTPTELVTIADFTGVPVNWLLNGQSADAPTSLTSPRAAPVSARTVPGENKRPLPAPGYSRERQIIEATHRLIAEAGYYSVRVADVAAACGTSTATVHYYFPTLRALLTAALRHQVQVAFDRQVAGLHDIADPVERLHRLIDLQLPHAGHVRQEWSIWLQMWAAASLDTRMRALYRDFYQRWHEVLADTLREGQERGAFREFDVVTMTTRLTALIDGLGIQVLVGKSDTLVTDMRRTLYGVIEADVLKS; encoded by the coding sequence GTGAGCGACGAGGTGCTGGACAAGGTCCGACTGCGGGTCCGTGAGGTGATCCGCAGGTCGGGGCGCTCGCAACGGCAGTTCGGCGACGCGATCGGGATGGAGCCCACCAAGCTCTCCAAGTCGCTCACCGGTGTCCGTCGATTCACGCCGACCGAGTTGGTCACGATCGCCGATTTCACGGGTGTCCCGGTGAACTGGCTCCTCAACGGGCAGAGCGCGGACGCGCCCACGTCCCTGACCTCGCCGCGGGCCGCACCGGTGTCGGCGCGGACGGTCCCCGGGGAGAACAAACGTCCCCTCCCGGCCCCCGGCTACTCCCGCGAGCGTCAGATCATCGAGGCGACGCACCGGTTGATCGCCGAGGCCGGCTACTACTCCGTACGGGTGGCGGACGTCGCGGCCGCCTGTGGGACCTCCACGGCGACGGTGCACTACTACTTCCCCACCCTGCGCGCTCTGCTCACCGCCGCTCTTCGACACCAGGTCCAGGTCGCGTTCGACCGGCAGGTCGCCGGCCTCCACGACATCGCCGACCCGGTGGAGCGGCTGCACCGACTCATCGACCTCCAGCTTCCCCACGCCGGGCACGTCCGGCAGGAATGGTCCATCTGGTTGCAGATGTGGGCCGCCGCCTCGCTGGACACCCGGATGCGGGCGTTGTACCGGGACTTCTACCAGCGGTGGCACGAGGTTCTGGCGGACACCCTGCGGGAGGGACAGGAGCGGGGGGCGTTCCGGGAGTTCGACGTCGTGACGATGACGACACGGCTGACGGCGCTGATCGACGGTCTGGGAATCCAGGTGCTCGTCGGCAAGTCGGACACCCTGGTCACCGACATGCGTCGGACGCTCTACGGCGTGATCGAGGCCGATGTCCTGAAGAGCTGA
- a CDS encoding serine/threonine-protein kinase gives MNSSDVDAGHLLADRYRLDETIGTGGMGRVWRGTDTLLDRAIAVKELTTPANLTAQDVEVLRTRMQREARSAAKLSHPTIITIYDVVEEDGRPWIVMELIKGPSLSDIIRGEGPLTVHRAASIAAQMAGALAEAHNHGIVHRDIKPGNVLVAANDRAVLTDFGIAHLDGSTHLTSTGLLIGSPSYLAPEVAHGRPASPASDMWALGVTLFQSLEGSLPFDRSSPMSTLTAIVTEDLPHSPNAGPLRPLLDALCSKEPGNRPSAVEARAQLRALRDAAAAAPPRPKDTRETPPPVPPTPPAPKPAPVYAAPTPEPGPETSAPTGNGLARGATRRTALVAGAVAVLLALGVGIVALVNTLRPDPEPMADAEEAPDEETAPPDEEEEEPEEEEDDEWDFLTRHEDDSGFAVDVPEDWDYDPDGQMVYFRNPDGGYLQIDQTDNPNEDAGDDWRDLESRINSNFSNYSLIGIEDVDADWTDPYVSAADWEFTFDGSDGELHAINRGFHTEDYGYALFLVSPDSQDDNHALLDRMAESFEPAS, from the coding sequence ATGAACAGTTCGGATGTCGACGCCGGTCACCTCCTCGCGGACCGGTATCGCCTTGACGAGACGATCGGTACCGGCGGCATGGGGCGGGTGTGGCGCGGCACCGACACGCTGCTCGACCGCGCCATCGCGGTGAAGGAACTCACCACTCCGGCGAACCTCACCGCGCAGGACGTCGAGGTGCTGCGCACGCGCATGCAGCGCGAGGCGCGCAGCGCGGCCAAACTCAGCCACCCGACGATCATCACCATCTACGACGTCGTGGAGGAGGACGGCCGTCCGTGGATCGTGATGGAGCTCATCAAGGGCCCGTCCCTGAGCGACATCATCCGCGGCGAGGGGCCGCTCACCGTCCACCGCGCGGCGTCCATCGCCGCCCAGATGGCCGGCGCCCTGGCCGAGGCGCACAACCACGGCATCGTGCACCGCGACATCAAACCCGGCAACGTCCTGGTCGCCGCCAACGACAGGGCGGTCCTGACTGACTTCGGCATCGCCCACCTCGACGGATCGACCCACCTCACGAGCACGGGCCTGCTCATCGGGTCGCCGAGCTACCTGGCTCCGGAGGTCGCGCACGGGCGCCCCGCGTCCCCCGCCTCCGACATGTGGGCGCTGGGTGTGACGCTCTTCCAAAGCCTCGAGGGCTCGCTGCCCTTCGACCGGTCCTCGCCGATGTCCACTCTGACCGCGATCGTCACCGAGGACCTCCCCCACAGCCCCAACGCCGGCCCCCTGCGCCCGCTCCTCGACGCCCTGTGCTCGAAGGAACCGGGCAACCGTCCCTCAGCCGTCGAGGCCCGCGCCCAACTGCGCGCGCTGCGGGACGCCGCGGCGGCGGCGCCACCGCGGCCGAAGGACACGCGGGAGACCCCTCCCCCCGTCCCGCCGACACCCCCGGCCCCGAAGCCGGCCCCGGTATACGCGGCCCCCACGCCCGAACCCGGCCCCGAGACGTCCGCGCCCACCGGTAACGGGTTGGCTCGCGGCGCCACGAGGCGGACGGCCCTGGTCGCCGGTGCCGTCGCGGTCCTCCTGGCGCTCGGTGTCGGCATCGTGGCCCTGGTCAACACGCTGCGTCCCGACCCCGAGCCCATGGCGGACGCCGAGGAGGCTCCCGACGAGGAGACCGCCCCGCCCGACGAGGAGGAAGAGGAGCCGGAGGAGGAAGAGGACGACGAGTGGGACTTCCTGACCCGCCACGAGGACGACAGCGGATTCGCCGTCGACGTCCCGGAGGACTGGGACTACGACCCCGACGGGCAGATGGTCTACTTCCGTAACCCGGACGGCGGCTACCTACAGATCGACCAGACCGACAACCCCAACGAGGACGCCGGCGACGACTGGCGCGACCTCGAGAGTCGCATCAACAGCAACTTCTCCAACTACTCCCTGATCGGCATCGAGGACGTCGACGCCGACTGGACCGACCCCTACGTCAGCGCCGCCGACTGGGAGTTCACCTTCGACGGCAGCGACGGCGAACTCCACGCCATCAACCGCGGCTTCCACACCGAGGACTACGGCTACGCCCTGTTCCTCGTCAGCCCCGACTCCCAGGACGACAACCACGCCCTCCTGGACCGCATGGCCGAGTCCTTCGAACCGGCGTCGTGA
- a CDS encoding type II toxin-antitoxin system VapC family toxin gives MVDTNIVIHLARLERSQLPQRLLISAITLAELSAGPHQTADPVERVQRITLLQRTEAAFQPLPFDTEAARHYGALVAAIVAVDRKPRRREADLMIASVAVAHGLPLFTTNPDDFRGLAGIVNLVAVERPEARDGHAH, from the coding sequence TTGGTCGACACGAACATCGTCATCCACCTGGCACGCCTGGAGCGGAGCCAGTTGCCCCAGCGGCTGCTGATCAGCGCGATCACTCTCGCGGAACTGTCCGCTGGGCCGCACCAGACAGCGGATCCTGTTGAACGTGTCCAGCGCATAACGTTGCTACAACGGACCGAGGCGGCGTTCCAGCCGTTGCCGTTCGACACTGAGGCCGCGCGACACTATGGAGCACTCGTGGCCGCGATCGTCGCCGTTGACCGCAAGCCGCGCCGCCGCGAGGCCGATCTCATGATCGCCAGTGTCGCTGTGGCTCATGGTCTTCCGCTCTTCACCACCAATCCGGACGATTTTCGCGGCCTTGCCGGAATCGTCAATCTCGTGGCCGTCGAACGTCCGGAAGCTCGGGACGGGCACGCGCATTGA
- a CDS encoding ribbon-helix-helix domain-containing protein has product MAMTLRLSDEQVEALRRVAHTEHRSMQQVARAAIEEYVSRAPVTQPRQEVPVDDVIAMFADLPVIDSDAFRADQEEFINPYVGDAYERTRDEDGDR; this is encoded by the coding sequence ATGGCAATGACTCTCCGGCTGAGCGACGAACAGGTGGAAGCCCTGCGTCGCGTCGCACACACTGAGCACCGCTCGATGCAGCAAGTTGCCCGAGCGGCGATCGAAGAGTATGTCAGCAGGGCTCCAGTGACCCAACCAAGACAGGAGGTTCCTGTTGACGACGTCATCGCGATGTTCGCCGACCTGCCTGTGATAGACAGTGACGCCTTCCGTGCTGACCAGGAAGAATTCATCAACCCTTACGTTGGCGATGCCTATGAGCGCACGCGCGACGAGGACGGGGACCGTTAG
- a CDS encoding Smr/MutS family protein, with amino-acid sequence MKLKLDLHDIFNKGRDIDRALSDIMEEAVRKKAKTVEIIPGKGSGQLKKRVLRFLDQKEIKQLYHRVEKDSKNFGRLFVHFKH; translated from the coding sequence GTGAAGCTGAAGCTCGACCTCCACGACATCTTCAACAAGGGCCGCGACATCGACCGCGCCCTCTCCGACATCATGGAAGAGGCGGTCCGCAAGAAGGCCAAGACCGTAGAGATCATCCCCGGCAAAGGCTCAGGCCAGTTGAAGAAGCGGGTGCTGCGGTTCCTCGACCAGAAGGAGATCAAGCAGCTCTACCACCGGGTGGAGAAGGACAGCAAGAACTTCGGTCGGCTGTTCGTGCACTTCAAGCACTGA